One genomic region from Sphingobacterium sp. UGAL515B_05 encodes:
- a CDS encoding RNA polymerase sigma factor encodes MDLNAVPLSLDEFNRFKLGDEKVFKKIFDFYRPLMYHKVRRVCSSELDVEEVMQEIFVQLFLKRNSIPSAEAIFPFLFLVAKRTAITLFRKELSRQKYQVSQLAEWDELSDELERTIAHKDLDRMLKTIVSCLPPQQKLVFHKSKIEEMSYSEISEEIGISKNTVRNHLVAACQFVRLKLDGLLLILFLIKNIF; translated from the coding sequence ATGGATTTAAATGCAGTTCCATTGAGTCTTGATGAGTTTAATCGCTTTAAATTGGGAGACGAGAAGGTTTTTAAAAAGATTTTTGATTTTTATAGGCCTTTGATGTATCACAAGGTACGTCGTGTATGTTCTTCCGAATTAGACGTGGAGGAGGTTATGCAAGAGATTTTTGTGCAACTTTTTCTAAAACGCAATTCAATCCCCTCTGCGGAAGCTATCTTTCCATTTTTATTTTTAGTAGCAAAGCGAACGGCCATCACTTTGTTTCGAAAAGAGCTGTCTAGACAAAAATATCAAGTATCACAATTAGCAGAATGGGATGAATTGAGTGATGAATTAGAGCGGACGATCGCTCATAAAGATTTAGATAGAATGCTCAAGACGATTGTATCCTGCTTACCGCCACAGCAAAAACTTGTATTTCATAAGAGCAAAATAGAGGAAATGAGTTATTCAGAAATTTCCGAAGAAATTGGTATTTCCAAAAATACCGTACGCAACCATCTTGTAGCAGCATGCCAGTTTGTACGTTTGAAACTTGATGGCTTACTTTTAATCCTTTTTTTAATAAAAAATATCTTTTGA
- a CDS encoding FecR family protein translates to MSKVEAYKIIISQFLAKTLDERVKQNFANYLNDPDFLSAWQQLMEEGEIEQSPDNQIAHDNLFKTIIEDERIKDQVVSSPIIKKSSNHIIKYVSIAAILLLVGISASIFFFIRENRPDDRAMVSNLPTVVPGSQKAEIILESGERIDLEKLKLDTIIDNGAFEIIKSDKGIISYRLKSSGTSNLQTAYNTIVTPRGGEYKLLLADGTKIWLNAATTLRYPISFNGDERKVQLQGEAYFEVAKQVYQGRRVPFIVHAGNQKLEVLGTAFNLQNYGKSIVTTLVEGKVKLNVQDSPQDNLYLSPAEQAVFQFTSKKFLKTAVDPRYYIAWKEGKFAFYNTPIDEVMEIISRWYDVEVHFDYHPENFAFSGTVSRYDNIDKLLRTIELVGDIHFELKGRKIYVKR, encoded by the coding sequence ATGTCCAAAGTAGAAGCATATAAGATTATTATCAGCCAATTTTTGGCAAAAACATTAGACGAGCGTGTAAAGCAAAATTTTGCCAATTATCTCAATGATCCGGATTTTTTGAGTGCGTGGCAACAGCTTATGGAAGAGGGAGAGATAGAGCAGTCTCCTGACAATCAAATTGCGCACGATAATCTTTTTAAGACAATCATTGAAGACGAAAGAATAAAAGACCAAGTTGTTTCCAGTCCAATTATAAAGAAATCATCAAATCACATTATAAAGTATGTTAGTATCGCAGCTATATTGTTGCTAGTTGGTATATCTGCTTCGATCTTCTTCTTTATACGAGAAAATAGACCGGATGACCGGGCAATGGTCAGCAATCTACCTACGGTAGTTCCCGGATCCCAAAAAGCCGAAATAATTTTAGAAAGTGGCGAGCGTATAGATCTCGAAAAATTGAAATTGGATACGATCATAGATAATGGCGCGTTTGAAATTATCAAATCCGACAAAGGTATTATATCCTATCGTCTGAAAAGCTCAGGGACTAGCAATCTGCAGACAGCGTACAATACAATCGTTACGCCACGAGGTGGAGAATATAAGCTACTATTGGCAGATGGCACAAAGATTTGGCTAAATGCCGCCACTACACTGCGTTATCCAATTAGTTTTAACGGTGATGAAAGGAAAGTACAATTGCAGGGTGAAGCTTATTTTGAGGTTGCTAAACAGGTCTATCAAGGAAGACGGGTGCCCTTTATTGTTCATGCAGGTAATCAGAAATTGGAAGTTTTAGGGACAGCATTTAACCTTCAAAATTATGGCAAATCGATTGTGACAACTTTGGTGGAAGGCAAGGTGAAATTAAATGTTCAAGATAGCCCACAGGACAACCTCTACTTAAGTCCTGCTGAGCAAGCCGTGTTTCAATTTACGAGCAAAAAGTTTCTAAAGACGGCTGTTGACCCGCGCTATTACATTGCCTGGAAAGAAGGAAAATTTGCTTTTTATAATACACCTATTGACGAAGTCATGGAAATTATCAGTAGATGGTATGACGTGGAAGTCCACTTTGATTATCATCCCGAAAACTTTGCTTTCTCGGGCACAGTGTCAAGATATGATAATATCGACAAACTACTCCGTACGATCGAACTAGTCGGAGATATTCATTTTGAATTGAAAGGGAGGAAAATTTATGTGAAAAGATAA
- a CDS encoding STN domain-containing protein — protein sequence MKMSLAIPLLLASNLQLSAITFGQGVNFQKKNAKLETILKVLEEQSGYNILYKATLLSNAKRIDVDYKNVPFEYALKDVLANYQIVYKIMDNNVVLSKPASTAAGIPWNRNVPGLNNTLILQQRRVGGKVVDAKGNPISNVTITEKGTDNRTTTDDNGRFEIRLKSNNDQLVFSMLGYQSKEVNVNGQNEIQVSLNTVITAMDEVVVVGYGEQKKVNLTGAVS from the coding sequence ATGAAAATGTCATTAGCGATTCCCTTGTTGCTGGCCTCTAACCTCCAGTTGAGTGCAATTACATTTGGGCAAGGAGTCAATTTCCAAAAGAAAAATGCTAAACTCGAAACCATATTAAAGGTTTTAGAAGAACAGAGCGGTTACAATATTCTGTATAAAGCTACTCTGCTAAGCAATGCCAAGCGTATCGATGTCGATTACAAAAATGTACCTTTCGAATATGCATTGAAGGATGTGCTTGCAAACTATCAGATCGTCTATAAGATTATGGACAATAATGTCGTATTAAGCAAGCCAGCTTCAACAGCAGCGGGAATCCCGTGGAATCGAAATGTTCCAGGTCTCAATAATACGCTTATCCTTCAACAGCGTCGCGTAGGGGGAAAAGTGGTAGATGCAAAGGGCAATCCAATTAGTAATGTTACAATAACGGAAAAAGGGACTGACAATAGAACAACTACCGACGACAATGGCAGATTTGAGATCCGCCTTAAATCAAACAATGATCAGCTTGTGTTTTCAATGCTAGGCTATCAGTCCAAGGAGGTAAATGTAAATGGACAAAATGAGATTCAAGTTAGCCTCAATACGGTTATCACAGCGATGGATGAGGTTGTAGTGGTAGGTTATGGTGAACAGAAAAAAGTTAACCTAACCGGGGCGGTGAGCTAA
- a CDS encoding SusC/RagA family TonB-linked outer membrane protein, translating into MSGKEFEDRPVTQLTQALQGNIPNLNIVFGSGKPGTSGSVNVRGNTSINGGGPLILIDGILGTLDRINPNDVESVTVLKDASAAAVYGARGAFGVVLVTTKKGGKNGKTSIEYNNNIGFTTHATNTDFITSGYWNAKINDDAMYNALGYRTTRYTDEDYEELLARVNDKTENPDRPWVVVKKDASGNDIYRYYANFDWFNYLYKKTRPKNEHNLSFSGSSGNTRYAISGSKASEQGIFNIDPDKFGRYNLRANIASDIRSWLTISNSTHFFKSSYDWAGLENNFSTVANNVSNSPTYHYHAMYVPRNPDGTLTGYSGINSYPIGYGLHNALESGTMRGYTRGTEFTNMTEAVLKLGKGLSLTGNYSYREYRSDYSYRQTKQYYSKYPGQLELSSLGALNQDKLRENMGKYAWHFINVFATYQKDFGDHHLTVMGGFNQEDRFYKRIGGIGQDLLSENLNDLDLVIGEKQFEAGGDEWAVRGGFYRANYDYKGKYLLEVSGRYDGTSRFPKHSRFGFFPSFSTGWRISEEKFFAPLKNKINNLKIRYSYGSLGNQEVDTYAYISSMGTGQISYLVNGQKLNVANSPAPVAPTLTWEKITTSNLGLDFSLFNNKLDFQSDFYVRQTKGMLSKGKTQPAVFGASEPKENAADLKTKGFELSLLWKDHFDVSGKPFNYSVRAMLSDYQAEITKFANDAGLLSNYYTGQKLGEIWGYHYDGFFKTTEEAQEYAKIVNQDQINRRRVQAPTADLRMLQAGDIKILDLNGDGIIDAGDNTLSNPGDRTVIGNDQPRYSYGLNLGANWNGIDLSAFFQGVGKQNWYPNLEAQAFWSVYARPYDSFIPSNFQDKIWSPENPDAYFPFLRGYTAQNSELSVANDMYMQDIAYLKLRNLTVGYTFPVTLTQKAKINKLRLFFSGENLHTWTKLKTDYIDPEQVMSDNTGRSYPVGRVYSFGAQLSF; encoded by the coding sequence ATATCGGGTAAGGAGTTTGAAGATCGTCCTGTCACACAGCTTACCCAAGCACTTCAGGGCAATATTCCCAATCTCAACATTGTCTTTGGATCAGGAAAACCCGGTACAAGTGGTTCAGTCAATGTGAGGGGAAATACATCCATTAACGGTGGTGGTCCATTGATTTTGATTGATGGTATTCTAGGTACCTTGGATCGTATCAATCCCAATGATGTTGAGTCTGTAACGGTGCTTAAAGATGCTTCCGCAGCGGCTGTTTATGGAGCGCGTGGTGCCTTCGGTGTTGTTTTGGTCACAACAAAAAAAGGGGGTAAAAATGGAAAGACCTCCATTGAATATAATAATAATATTGGTTTCACTACCCATGCCACAAATACTGATTTCATAACAAGTGGTTATTGGAATGCGAAGATCAACGATGACGCTATGTACAACGCATTAGGGTATCGGACCACGCGTTATACCGATGAGGATTATGAAGAATTACTTGCACGTGTTAACGATAAGACTGAAAATCCGGATAGACCCTGGGTTGTGGTTAAGAAAGATGCTAGTGGCAATGACATATATCGTTACTATGCCAACTTCGATTGGTTCAATTATTTGTACAAAAAAACAAGGCCAAAAAACGAGCATAATCTTTCTTTTTCTGGATCTTCTGGCAATACACGTTATGCAATATCTGGTTCCAAGGCGAGTGAACAAGGGATATTCAATATTGATCCCGATAAATTTGGACGTTATAATCTACGTGCAAATATCGCGTCAGATATCCGAAGCTGGCTGACCATCAGCAATAGCACACATTTTTTCAAATCCAGCTATGATTGGGCCGGACTGGAAAATAATTTCAGCACCGTTGCCAACAACGTGAGCAATAGTCCGACCTACCATTATCATGCGATGTACGTGCCGCGAAATCCGGATGGCACACTTACGGGGTATTCGGGTATCAATAGTTATCCTATTGGGTACGGCCTTCACAACGCGCTCGAAAGCGGCACAATGCGTGGCTATACGCGGGGCACAGAATTTACCAATATGACAGAAGCGGTTTTGAAATTGGGAAAAGGTCTATCCTTAACAGGAAACTATTCCTATCGTGAATATCGTTCTGACTATTCCTACCGACAGACCAAACAGTACTATTCGAAATATCCGGGACAGCTCGAATTGTCCTCACTCGGAGCTTTAAATCAGGATAAGCTTCGGGAAAATATGGGTAAATATGCTTGGCATTTTATCAATGTTTTTGCTACTTACCAAAAAGATTTTGGCGATCACCACCTTACCGTGATGGGTGGTTTTAATCAAGAGGACCGTTTTTATAAGCGTATTGGAGGAATTGGTCAGGATCTATTGTCTGAGAATTTGAATGATCTTGATTTGGTGATCGGGGAGAAGCAGTTTGAGGCAGGTGGCGATGAGTGGGCAGTACGTGGAGGGTTCTATCGTGCCAATTACGATTACAAAGGCAAATACTTGCTGGAGGTAAGTGGTCGATACGATGGTACCTCACGTTTTCCAAAGCACAGTCGTTTTGGATTCTTTCCATCCTTTTCTACAGGCTGGCGTATCAGCGAGGAGAAGTTCTTCGCTCCACTGAAAAACAAGATCAATAATCTGAAGATTAGATATTCGTACGGCTCACTTGGTAACCAGGAGGTGGATACCTATGCTTATATTTCATCCATGGGTACAGGTCAGATCTCCTATTTAGTCAATGGTCAAAAGTTAAATGTTGCCAATAGTCCCGCGCCGGTAGCGCCCACATTGACTTGGGAAAAAATTACCACCAGCAATTTAGGTCTGGACTTTAGTTTATTCAATAATAAGCTCGATTTTCAATCTGATTTTTATGTCCGGCAGACAAAGGGTATGCTGAGTAAAGGCAAAACTCAGCCGGCTGTATTTGGTGCATCTGAACCCAAGGAGAATGCAGCCGACCTCAAGACCAAAGGTTTTGAGCTTTCCCTTTTATGGAAGGACCATTTTGATGTAAGCGGAAAACCTTTTAATTATTCCGTTAGGGCAATGCTGTCAGATTATCAGGCTGAAATTACCAAGTTTGCCAACGATGCCGGGCTATTGAGCAATTATTATACAGGACAAAAATTGGGCGAAATATGGGGGTATCATTACGACGGATTTTTTAAGACAACCGAAGAAGCACAGGAGTATGCGAAAATCGTCAATCAAGATCAGATCAATAGGCGTCGTGTTCAGGCTCCCACAGCAGACTTGCGTATGCTTCAGGCAGGTGATATCAAAATCTTGGATCTCAATGGCGATGGTATCATTGATGCTGGCGATAATACGCTTTCCAATCCTGGTGATCGTACCGTTATCGGAAATGATCAACCGCGTTACTCCTATGGGTTAAACCTAGGAGCGAATTGGAATGGCATTGATCTTTCCGCCTTTTTTCAGGGAGTAGGGAAGCAAAACTGGTATCCTAATCTTGAAGCACAAGCTTTTTGGTCCGTTTATGCCAGACCATACGATTCATTTATTCCGTCGAACTTTCAGGATAAGATATGGTCGCCAGAAAATCCTGATGCTTATTTCCCTTTTTTACGCGGCTATACAGCACAAAACTCTGAACTTTCTGTCGCCAACGATATGTATATGCAAGATATAGCTTACCTAAAGCTGCGTAATCTGACTGTAGGTTATACATTTCCAGTCACACTTACTCAAAAGGCAAAGATTAATAAGCTACGTCTGTTCTTCAGTGGAGAAAACCTACATACCTGGACGAAGTTGAAGACCGATTACATCGATCCCGAACAAGTAATGAGCGATAATACGGGGCGGAGTTATCCTGTAGGTCGCGTCTATTCTTTTGGAGCTCAGCTATCGTTTTAA
- a CDS encoding RagB/SusD family nutrient uptake outer membrane protein, producing MKRNLNIFTLIVGLVVSSCNNDYLERYPIAELAPENYFRTASELQTFTNGFYADLPDALAIHYNTPGQGDDEARNTLASEFQGTRTTPASGGGWTWTSLRRINFYLENSHKCADEAARLQYDGIARFFRAYFYYDKIVRFGDVPWYDKVNQLDDPAMFKPRDSRKVVFAKLLEDLDFAIANCSTAKSAQLISKWTALAFKSRMCLFEGTFRKYHGLGDWEDMLQQSVSAADELMKSNTYSIYKSDPNKAYQELFIAEDANPTEMILARQYSASVPFVHSANFYILSASYGRPGMVKELVNNYLMKDGSRFTDKPNFDKLSFYEETQNRDPRLSQTVRTPGYRRIGANTTSVPDFATSVTGYQYIKYILSQGFDAGQSTNDMPIIRYAEVLLNYAEAKAELGTINQNDIDRSIKLLRDRVNMPNLVLADANSKADPYLLAAYPNVSKSGQTGAILEIRRERRIELVKEGLRYNDLLRWKEGAKVAKPFYGMYFPGAGEYDLDQDGKLDLVIYEGTAPTKKPGVQYQKLGELVLEKGKNGGRIVNLPDILKKWTEEKDYYYPIPTQELQLNTKLEQNKGWDKSGT from the coding sequence ATGAAAAGAAATCTTAATATTTTTACACTTATTGTTGGACTTGTGGTTAGCTCCTGCAACAACGACTATCTGGAACGATATCCCATAGCCGAGTTGGCTCCTGAAAACTATTTTCGGACCGCGTCCGAGTTGCAGACCTTTACAAATGGTTTTTATGCAGATCTTCCTGATGCGCTGGCCATACATTACAATACACCGGGTCAGGGTGATGACGAAGCACGTAATACGCTCGCTTCTGAGTTTCAGGGCACCCGTACTACTCCAGCAAGTGGAGGAGGATGGACATGGACATCCCTTCGCCGTATAAATTTCTATCTTGAAAATTCGCACAAATGTGCAGATGAGGCAGCACGGTTGCAGTATGATGGTATTGCTCGATTTTTTCGTGCATATTTTTATTACGACAAGATCGTTCGCTTTGGTGACGTACCATGGTATGACAAAGTAAATCAGCTGGATGATCCTGCGATGTTCAAACCTAGAGATTCACGTAAAGTTGTTTTTGCTAAATTACTCGAAGATCTTGATTTTGCTATCGCCAATTGCAGTACAGCCAAAAGCGCTCAATTGATCAGCAAGTGGACCGCTTTGGCTTTTAAATCCCGCATGTGTTTATTCGAGGGTACATTTCGCAAATACCATGGTTTGGGCGATTGGGAAGACATGCTTCAGCAAAGTGTGTCTGCCGCCGACGAGTTGATGAAGTCCAATACCTACAGTATCTACAAAAGTGACCCAAATAAAGCCTATCAGGAGCTGTTCATTGCAGAAGATGCCAATCCTACAGAAATGATCTTGGCGCGGCAGTATAGCGCATCTGTTCCTTTTGTCCATTCTGCGAATTTCTATATTTTGTCCGCTTCTTACGGCCGTCCGGGGATGGTTAAAGAGCTTGTGAATAATTACTTGATGAAAGATGGAAGCCGATTTACCGACAAGCCTAACTTTGATAAACTATCGTTTTACGAAGAAACGCAGAATCGCGATCCGCGGCTATCGCAGACGGTTCGCACACCTGGCTACAGGCGTATTGGCGCGAATACAACATCAGTTCCTGATTTTGCAACATCAGTAACAGGTTATCAATATATTAAGTATATTCTTTCACAAGGCTTTGATGCTGGGCAAAGCACCAATGATATGCCCATTATCCGTTATGCAGAAGTATTGCTTAACTATGCCGAAGCAAAGGCCGAATTGGGTACAATCAATCAGAATGATATTGACAGATCCATTAAATTACTTCGGGATCGCGTCAATATGCCCAATTTGGTGTTGGCCGATGCCAATTCCAAAGCTGATCCCTATCTTTTGGCTGCTTATCCCAATGTTAGTAAGAGTGGCCAAACAGGGGCAATCTTGGAAATTCGCCGAGAGCGTCGTATCGAGCTTGTAAAAGAAGGTCTGCGCTACAATGACCTGTTACGCTGGAAAGAAGGAGCGAAAGTTGCTAAACCATTTTATGGTATGTATTTTCCTGGAGCAGGCGAATACGATTTGGATCAAGATGGTAAATTGGACTTGGTGATTTACGAAGGCACTGCGCCTACCAAAAAACCTGGTGTCCAATATCAGAAACTAGGTGAACTGGTTTTGGAAAAAGGAAAAAATGGCGGCCGTATTGTCAATTTGCCGGACATCCTCAAAAAATGGACAGAGGAAAAAGATTACTACTATCCAATCCCGACACAAGAACTACAGTTAAATACTAAGCTCGAACAAAATAAAGGTTGGGATAAATCAGGTACTTAA
- a CDS encoding endonuclease/exonuclease/phosphatase family protein produces the protein MKNYKNLFVIAVIVAANVCIANAQETLKIVSYNVLYGLKKDSVNIDRFVNFAEDWKPDVIALEEMNGYTQKTLEQLGQRIGHNYVLQSKEDGFPVAITSKYPLVNFRKVTENMWHSYIYAKIKGVHFFVIHFSPFSYEKRLKEVTDILAQVNEIPSNEPILIMGDFNSLDISDKDKYGKEVLDAMKQSEQKHDHIRNLHNGAIDYSVLGKLHEAGFKDTYRLLHKEFESSVPTFKDGNGNIKQKNTGHPKRIDFIWANSVAASRVTKSGIVKNEYTHYISDHYPTFIELKLSK, from the coding sequence ATGAAAAATTATAAAAATTTATTTGTTATTGCCGTCATTGTGGCTGCGAATGTGTGTATTGCAAATGCGCAGGAAACATTAAAGATTGTCTCGTATAATGTCCTTTATGGATTAAAGAAAGATTCGGTCAATATCGATCGGTTTGTAAACTTTGCTGAGGACTGGAAACCGGATGTGATTGCCCTTGAAGAAATGAATGGATATACGCAAAAGACACTGGAACAATTGGGACAGCGTATCGGTCACAACTATGTTTTACAATCTAAGGAAGATGGATTTCCTGTGGCCATTACTTCCAAGTATCCTTTGGTCAATTTTAGGAAGGTCACTGAAAATATGTGGCATAGCTACATCTATGCGAAAATTAAAGGTGTACACTTTTTTGTCATTCATTTTTCGCCATTCAGTTATGAGAAGCGATTGAAGGAAGTGACCGATATCTTGGCGCAAGTCAATGAGATCCCGAGTAACGAGCCGATACTGATCATGGGTGATTTTAATTCTCTGGATATATCGGATAAGGACAAATATGGAAAGGAAGTTTTGGACGCTATGAAGCAAAGTGAGCAAAAACATGATCACATCCGTAACTTGCACAATGGAGCGATCGATTATTCTGTATTGGGGAAACTGCATGAAGCAGGATTTAAAGATACCTATCGTTTGTTACATAAGGAGTTTGAAAGTTCTGTTCCGACTTTTAAGGATGGTAATGGGAATATCAAACAAAAGAATACAGGTCATCCTAAACGTATTGATTTTATTTGGGCCAATTCAGTAGCAGCCTCACGGGTTACCAAAAGCGGTATTGTCAAAAATGAATATACACATTATATTTCTGATCATTACCCAACATTTATAGAGCTTAAGCTCAGTAAATAA
- a CDS encoding SGNH/GDSL hydrolase family protein, which yields MKKKINTLLFIILICSSFSSYAQQIIPASKFEIQGKPFENTPRYHRVDTLKYKSLPAAVKKLYTHATGMFVTFKSNTRKLSLRWKTVDAELGNNSTPIMSRGFDAYVKEANSWRFAGVARPDLKKAESNAIVVEDMANTEKEFLLYFPLYKELLDFEVIIDEKASFLATRQSFNKTVVVYGSSIVHGASASRPGLAYPAQLGRRLNANVINMGVSGNARMEPAVADMLGDIGTVDLFILDCVPNSSPEEVKERTFNFVARLRKSHPHVPILLIESITRQISNYNLKWKSRLTEQNKNFRLQYEKLLQAGYKDLYYLPTDHLIGDDSEGTVDGTHPTDVGFERMLKIIGAKVGTILND from the coding sequence ATGAAAAAAAAGATCAATACGCTTCTCTTTATCATCCTTATTTGTAGTTCATTTTCTAGCTATGCGCAACAAATTATTCCTGCATCTAAATTTGAGATTCAAGGAAAGCCTTTTGAAAATACCCCTAGATATCACCGTGTAGACACATTAAAGTATAAAAGCCTTCCTGCTGCCGTAAAGAAATTGTATACACACGCTACTGGAATGTTTGTCACTTTTAAGAGTAATACCCGTAAACTATCCCTGAGATGGAAAACAGTCGATGCGGAATTGGGTAATAATTCGACCCCAATTATGTCACGGGGATTTGATGCATATGTGAAGGAAGCAAACAGTTGGCGTTTTGCCGGGGTGGCCCGTCCCGATCTCAAGAAAGCAGAAAGTAATGCTATAGTGGTCGAAGATATGGCCAACACCGAGAAAGAATTTCTTCTTTATTTTCCTTTGTACAAAGAATTATTGGATTTTGAGGTGATTATTGATGAGAAAGCTTCCTTTTTAGCCACTAGACAATCTTTTAATAAAACGGTGGTGGTTTATGGGTCTAGTATTGTCCATGGAGCCTCAGCAAGCCGTCCAGGCTTAGCTTATCCGGCTCAATTAGGACGGAGATTAAATGCTAATGTGATTAATATGGGAGTGAGCGGAAATGCCCGTATGGAGCCGGCTGTCGCAGATATGCTCGGTGATATCGGTACTGTTGATTTGTTCATTTTGGATTGTGTACCAAATAGTAGTCCCGAGGAGGTGAAAGAAAGAACCTTTAATTTTGTAGCGCGGCTTCGTAAATCTCATCCGCATGTACCTATATTGTTAATAGAAAGTATTACACGGCAGATAAGCAATTACAATTTGAAGTGGAAATCAAGATTGACTGAGCAGAATAAGAATTTTAGGTTACAATATGAAAAACTGCTGCAAGCAGGATATAAAGACTTGTACTACTTGCCAACCGATCATTTAATAGGCGATGATTCGGAAGGAACCGTGGACGGTACCCATCCGACGGATGTCGGATTTGAAAGGATGCTAAAAATAATTGGTGCTAAAGTTGGGACAATTCTTAATGATTAG
- a CDS encoding DUF4365 domain-containing protein — MSHNIALPKSSRQEELETISRNRLSLKFDPSLFELRSESQRDKGIDFIGEIKQNGVYTNFRFAIQLKSTESSKKLKDGSITYPIEVSNLNYLVNFGIPSYYILYDYHAGQFYIESVGEVYRSFFDKYNSKKTPKTYKVKFRQALDHAKIDMIFKEAFDFGSVQRNVGMHLRLNSNEGGKLKSIVIDDIQEVYSIDQNIAFIENYGYELLNQHAFSQIIEIEERSHPRDNASATFNMVCGIAYYHQHDLLKAINFLKLAYSELNSLHPEDQTMVTYTLIQAKYLLGIIGKDQFSKEIERIVENENAGSFLQFENLYNKCFEGNKFRAEQIKKYYDGVTKILDNNPQFADMRIVAYAHVLKAEAKLLLHELVGNYLTTIGRKVDAYRDLLIAEWSKLDEQYNHQLKELVKFAKENYNFLAVRNLLGEKIEWEFTKTYYFHSFSNWNKETLSINIDIRIEDRDFLLLLLNDLDPILDTYDKLRHRRNQFHCLVLQFEILHFLGMKHEAENCLNLMRRLIEAYELNSLVKDIDKLTNGNTRSYLFMEKLVNQRATLDRIAKNEGIYDCLYEDISPEMNLHLGRKPKWSLADLLPLIYPEIRMNTSLENI; from the coding sequence ATGAGCCATAATATTGCATTACCTAAATCAAGTCGACAAGAAGAGCTAGAAACTATTTCTCGAAATCGGTTGTCGCTTAAATTTGATCCTTCATTATTTGAACTTCGTTCTGAGAGTCAACGAGACAAAGGAATTGATTTTATAGGTGAAATCAAGCAGAATGGCGTGTATACCAATTTTCGTTTTGCCATACAGCTGAAATCTACTGAGTCTAGTAAAAAGTTAAAAGATGGATCTATAACATATCCAATTGAAGTAAGTAATTTGAACTATTTAGTGAATTTTGGAATCCCTTCCTATTATATTCTATATGATTATCACGCAGGTCAGTTTTATATAGAATCAGTAGGAGAGGTATACCGCAGTTTTTTTGATAAGTATAATTCAAAAAAAACTCCCAAAACATACAAAGTCAAATTCAGACAAGCTCTTGATCATGCAAAGATTGATATGATTTTTAAGGAAGCTTTCGATTTCGGTAGTGTACAACGTAATGTAGGAATGCATCTTCGATTAAATAGCAATGAAGGAGGAAAATTAAAAAGTATTGTTATCGATGATATTCAAGAGGTATATAGTATCGATCAAAACATAGCATTTATTGAAAATTATGGCTATGAGTTGTTGAATCAACATGCATTCTCTCAGATTATTGAGATAGAAGAGCGGTCCCATCCGAGAGATAATGCCTCAGCAACATTCAATATGGTCTGTGGAATAGCTTACTATCATCAACATGATTTATTGAAAGCTATTAACTTTCTTAAACTGGCTTATAGCGAGTTAAATAGTTTGCATCCAGAAGATCAGACTATGGTCACATATACCCTAATCCAGGCGAAGTATTTACTCGGTATCATAGGGAAAGATCAATTTAGTAAAGAGATTGAAAGGATTGTTGAGAATGAAAATGCCGGATCATTTTTACAATTTGAAAATCTCTATAACAAATGTTTTGAGGGAAATAAATTTAGAGCAGAACAGATAAAGAAGTATTATGATGGTGTCACGAAAATTCTAGACAATAATCCGCAGTTTGCAGATATGAGAATCGTTGCCTATGCTCATGTGCTAAAAGCCGAAGCGAAATTATTATTGCACGAACTCGTTGGAAATTACTTAACTACAATTGGACGAAAAGTCGATGCCTATCGTGACTTACTCATTGCAGAATGGTCGAAGCTGGATGAACAATATAACCATCAATTGAAAGAGCTAGTGAAGTTTGCGAAGGAGAACTACAATTTTCTAGCAGTACGCAATCTTTTGGGTGAGAAAATAGAATGGGAGTTTACGAAAACATATTATTTTCATTCGTTCAGTAATTGGAATAAAGAAACTCTATCAATTAACATTGATATAAGAATAGAGGATCGTGATTTTTTACTTCTTTTATTAAATGATCTAGATCCAATTTTGGATACTTATGATAAATTACGGCATCGTAGAAATCAGTTTCATTGTTTGGTATTACAGTTTGAGATCTTACACTTTTTAGGAATGAAACATGAAGCTGAAAATTGTTTAAATTTAATGAGAAGGCTAATAGAAGCCTATGAGTTGAATTCCTTGGTAAAAGATATAGATAAGTTGACTAATGGTAATACCCGCTCATATTTGTTTATGGAAAAACTTGTTAATCAACGAGCAACTTTAGATAGAATAGCAAAAAATGAGGGAATATATGACTGTTTGTACGAAGATATTTCCCCAGAAATGAATTTACATCTTGGCCGAAAACCTAAATGGTCGCTTGCTGATCTGTTACCTCTTATTTATCCCGAGATTCGGATGAATACTAGTTTGGAAAATATATAG